Proteins encoded together in one Amblyomma americanum isolate KBUSLIRL-KWMA chromosome 1, ASM5285725v1, whole genome shotgun sequence window:
- the LOC144116088 gene encoding proteasome subunit alpha type-3-like produces MSSIGTGYDLSASQFSPDGRVFQVEYAQKAVENSGTAVALRGRDGIVFAVEKLVTSKLYEAGANKRIFSVDRHVGVAVAGLLADAKQVVETARVEASNYRSEYGSAIPLRYLKDRVALYMHAYTLYSAVRPFGSSVLLGSYDPQDGAQLYCIDPSGTSWGYFGCAIGKARQAAKTEMEKLNTKDLDCRQLIKEAARIIYVVHDEVKDKNFELELSWVCKESDGKHEFVPKDVYHEAEAHAKTALEEESDSDDDM; encoded by the exons ATGAGTTCGATTGGCACGGGCTATGACCTCTCGGCGTCGCAGTTTTCGCCGGACGGGCGCGTGTTCCAGGTGGAGTACGCGCAGAAGGCGGTCGAGAACAGCGGCACGGCCGTGGCCCTGCGAGGCCGGGACGGAATTGTTTTCGCTGTCGAGAAGCTCGTAACCTCCAAACTCTACGAGGCTGGAGCAAACAAGCGCATTTTCAGCGTCGACAGGCACGTCGGAGTAGCCGTTGCTGGACTCCTCGCCGACGCCAAGCAG GTGGTGGAGACTGCACGTGTGGAGGCATCCAACTACCGCTCGGAGTATGGTTCGGCGATCCCACTGCGCTACCTCAAGGACCGCGTTGCCCTCTACATGCACGCGTACACCCTGTACAGTGCCGTGCGCCCCTTTGGGTCCAGCGTGCTGCTTGGTAGCTACGACCCCCAGGACGGGGCTCAGCTCTATTGCATTGACCCGTCGGGCACCTCGTGGGGCTACTTTGGCTGTGCCATCGGCAAGGCCCGCCAGGCGGCCAAGACTGAGATGGAGAAGCTCAACACGAAGGATCTTGACTGCAGGCAGCTCATCAAGGAAGCTGCACGCATCATCTACGTGGTCCACGATGAGGTCAAGGACAAGAACTTTGAGCTCGAGCTCAGTTGGGTCTGCAAGGAGTCCGATGGGAAGCACGAGTTTGTACCGAAGGATGTCTACCATGAAGCAGAAGCACACGCCAAGACTGCACTCGAAGAAGAGTCAGACTCGGATGATGACATGTGA